The following coding sequences are from one Sphaeramia orbicularis chromosome 11, fSphaOr1.1, whole genome shotgun sequence window:
- the LOC115428651 gene encoding zinc fingers and homeoboxes protein 1-like has protein sequence MASRRKSTTPCMVPPRDAADSDQDMDDAAEAAAEAEPSNGVASASSEVRCPPEDWGEDADGKAAPDHYLDLNTAEGGYECKYCSFQTTELNLFTMHVDTEHPDVVLNTSYVCMECDYHTKSYDTLLAHNARLHPGEDNFTRTMVKRNNETIFQQTVNDLTFDGSFVKMEDEEAEDVTRKGIALSKTPIMKIKSRHEPKKFATAHRMLVDDVIKVESDDDEDNDEDDDDDAEPPTLSPAPMMPATAVTPRLIPVSAPLHVQAVPQSIVVNSPNVLQIKGGSGGGGGVLPPGTLAQVLSALQNQNSGQSQTQLLIPISSIPTYNSAMDNNVLLVSAYNRFPYPSVSEIMGLSSQTKFSEEQIKVWFSAQRLKHGVSWTPEEVEEARRKKFNGTVQTVPQTITVIPANIAAATNGLQSIFQTCQIVGQPGLVLTQVAGNGGTVPVASPITLTVAGVPGNQPKAAEPSASESKTEMSSSSSGTTLTLDASSAKPKKSKEQLAELKASYSRRQFATEAEISRLMQVTKLSKRAIKKWFSDTRYNQRNSKDHHSLPLGDGSSGRAPAPPASGRGGRHSSGNLNDSNNNNDNNPTIVIDSSDDASDSSPTSANAPGSSVSSDLRVKFRHAFPDFTLQKFKEKTPEQLLVLEASFQKSDTPSDEELSRLRTETKLTRREVDAWFTERRKMPCSSSQAKESDVKVKTDGMKAKAAVTPSSSSQERQSTPPAARKILKKTPEQLHFLKKAFVRSQWPTSEEYDQMADETGLPRPYIVNWFGDTRYACKNSNLKWYYLYQSGKVDEALNGGAKVQKKPRKRFRGWSKRSRRPCPSKRSPQEGATAIKVKSGKSFLKEYYLRHRALSEKDLDELVTKSNMSYEQVRDWFSEVGRKTEEGREPFSDEEEEEEAEEDDEDEEAEVAGAEVAAAVEEEEEEAELADSDTEMEVKEQGEEGTDEDCNEEEEEEEETISQSQPQAEEQT, from the exons ATGGCGAGCAGGAGGAAGTCGACCACGCCCTGCATGGTCCCGCCGCGGGACGCCGCCGACTCGGACCAGGACATGGACGACGCGGCCGAGGCGGCGGCCGAGGCGGAGCCCAGTAACGGCGTGGCCTCGGCCTCATCGGAGGTCCGCTGTCCGCCGGAGGACTGGGGCGAGGACGCCGACGGCAAAGCGGCGCCCGACCACTACCTGGACTTAAACACGGCGGAGGGAGGATACGAGTGCAAATACTGCAGCTTCCAGACGACGGAGCTCAACCTGTTCACCATGCACGTGGATACGGAGCATCCCGACGTCGTCCTCAACACGTCCTACGTCTGCATGGAGTGTGACTACCACACCAAGAG TTACGACACGCTGCTGGCGCACAACGCTCGCCTCCATCCGGGCGAAGACAACTTCACACGGACGATGGTGAAGCGGAACAACGAGACCATCTTCCAGCAGACGGTCAACGACCTGACCTTCGACGGCAGCTTCGTCAAAATGGAGGACGAGGAGGCGGAGGACGTGACGCGCAAAGGCATCGCCCTCAGCAAGACGCCCATCATGAAGATCAAGAGCCGCCATGAGCCCAAGAAGTTTGCCACCGCCCACAGGATGCTGGTCGACGACGTCATCAAAGTGGAGAGCGATGACGATGAAGATAACGAcgaagacgacgacgacgacgcgGAACCGCCCACGCTGTCGCCCGCCCCCATGATGCCCGCCACCGCCGTCACACCCCGCCTCATCCCTGTGTCGGCGCCGCTGCACGTGCAGGCCGTCCCACAGAGCATTGTGGTCAACAGCCCCAACGTGCTGCAGATTAAAGGCGGCTCGGGCGGTGGCGGCGGCGTGCTGCCTCCTGGGACGCTGGCCCAGGTTCTGTCGGCGCTGCAGAACCAGAACAGCGGGCAGAGCCAGACCCAGCTGCTCATCCCCATCAGCAGCATCCCCACCTACAACAGCGCCATGGACAACAACGTCCTGCTGGTCAGCGCCTACAACAG GTTTCCGTACCCGTCGGTGTCAGAGATCATGGGTTTGTCGTCACAGACAAAGTTCAGTGAGGAACAGATCAAGGTCTGGTTTTCAGCTCAGAGACTCAAACATGGAGTGAGCTGGACGCCAGAGGAG GTGGAGGAGGCGAGGAGGAAGAAGTTTAATGGCACGGTGCAGACCGTCCCTCAGACCATCACCGTCATCCCCGCCAACATCGCCGCCGCCACCAACGGCCTCCAGTCCATCTTCCAGACGTGTCAGATCGTGGGCCAGCCCGGCCTCGTCCTCACTCAGGTGGCCGGTAACGGCGGCACCGTGCCCGTCGCCTCCCCCATCACCCTGACGGTCGCAGGCGTCCCCGGTAACCAGCCTAAAGCCGCCGAGCCGTCGGCGTCAGAATCAAAGACTGAGATGTCGTCGTCATCGAGCGGCACGACGCTCACTCTGGACGCATCATCTGCCAAACCGAAGAAGTCCAAGGAGCAGCTGGCGGAGCTGAAGGCGAGCTACAGCCGGCGCCAGTTCGCCACCGAGGCCGAGATCTCACGCCTCATGCAGGTCACCAAACTGTCCAAACGAGCAATAAAGAAGTGGTTCAGCGACACACGTTACAACCAGCGAAACTCCAAGGACCATCACAGCCTCCCGCTGGGTGACGGCTCGTCTGGCCGGGCGCCGGCTCCGCCGGCAAGCGGCCGAGGGGGACGCCACAGCAGCGGCAACCTCAacgacagcaacaacaacaacgacaacaacccAACAATCGTCATTGACTCGAGCGACGACGCCAGCGACTCCTCTCCGACATCCGCCAACGCCCCGGGGTCGTCAGTTTCCTCTGACCTGCGAGTCAAATTCCGCCACGCCTTCCCCGACTTCACGCTTCAGAAATTCAAAGAGAAAACGCCGGAGCAGCTGCTGGTCTTGGAGGCCAGTTTCCAGAAGTCGGACACGCCATCCGACGAGGAGCTGAGCCGCCTCCGAACTGAGACCAAACTGACACGACGTGAAGTGGACGCCTGGTTCACGGAGCGGCGGAAAATGCCTTGTTCTTCTTCACAGGCAAAAGAAAGCGATGTGAAGGTGAAAACAGACGGCATGAAAGCGAAGGCGGCGGTCACGCCTTCGTCCTCATCTCAGGAGAGACAGAGCACTCCGCCCGCCGCCAGGAAGATCCTGAAGAAAACACCGGAGCAGCTCCACTTCCTGAAGAAGGCGTTTGTCCGGTCGCAGTGGCCGACATCTGAGGAGTACGACCAGATGGCGGACGAGACCGGCCTGCCACGCCCGTACATCGTCAACTGGTTCGGAGACACACGCTACGCCTGCAAGAACAGTAACCTGAAGTGGTACTACCTGTACCAGAGTGGGAAG GTGGACGAGGCGCTGAACGGTGGAGCCAAGGTCCAGAAGAAACCCAGGAAACGGTTCCGAGGCTGGTCCAAGAGGTCACGGCGGCCGTGTCCCTCCAAACGGTCACCACAGGAGGGCGCCACCGCCATCAAG GTGAAATCCGGGAAGTCGTTTCTGAAGGAGTACTACCTCAGACACCGAGCGCTGAGCGAGAAGGACCTGGACGAACTGGTCACCAAGTCCAACATGAGCTACGAGCAGGTCCGGGACTGGTTCTCCGAGGTCGGCAGGAAGACGGAGGAGGGCCGCGAGCCATTCAgcgacgaagaggaggaggaggaggccgagGAGGACGACGAGGATGAAGAGGCGGAGGTGGCGGGGGCGGAGGTGGCAGCAgcggtggaggaagaggaggaggaggcagagctggCGGACAGCGACACAGAGATGGAGGTGAAGGAGCAGGGAGAGGAGGGAACAGATGAAGACTgcaatgaagaggaggaggaggaggaggagacgatcagccaatcacagcctcAGGCCGAGGAGCAGACCTGA